The Euphorbia lathyris chromosome 2, ddEupLath1.1, whole genome shotgun sequence genome includes a window with the following:
- the LOC136218335 gene encoding methyl-CpG-binding domain-containing protein 4-like: MARNDDTPITPKTLSKNGRGTVRSVDTYAAQCEKCLKWRVIDSQEEYEEIRSKIKENPFVCDRKAGFSCQDPADIECNASRTWVIDKPGIPKTPQGFTRSLVLRRDFSKMDAYYITPTGKKLRTTKEIASFLEANPKYKDVSVDDFNFTSPKVMEDTIPEDFKMLIGSGSGNKKRLLKESA, encoded by the exons ATGGCGAGGAACGACGACACTCCCATTACCCCTAAAACGTTGTCGAAG AATGGACGCGGGACTGTGAGATCAGTTGATACATATGCTGCACAGTGTGAAAAATGCTTGAAATGGAGGGTGATAGACTCACAAGAGGAATACGAGGAAATAAGAAGCAAAATAAAGGAGAATCCCTTTGTCTGTGACAGAAAAGCTGGCTTTTCTTGTCAGGATCCGGCTGACATTGAGTGCAATGCAAGTCGAACCTGGGTTATTGACAAGCCTGGCATCCCTAAGACACCTCAAGGTTTTACAAGGAGTTTAGTTCTTAGACGGGACTTCTCCAAAATGGATGCTTACTATATCACTCCCACAGGAAAGAAACTAAGAACAACAAAAGAGATTGCATCATTTTTAGAAGCAAATCCTAAATATAAAGATGTATCTGTTGATGACTTCAATTTCACTTCTCCAAAGGTAATGGAAGATACCATTCCAGAAGATTTTAAGATGCTCATCGGAAGTGGTAGTGGGAACAAGAAAAGGCTGCTTAAGGAGTCTGCTTGA